DNA sequence from the Thiobacillus sp. SCUT-2 genome:
GAGATCGCAGTTGCGCACGGCGGCCCGGTCGGCGCCGGGCTGGATGTAGATGCCGGCATTCTGGGCGACCAGGTCGTCGCCCGAGTCGCGCACGATCATTCCTTCGATGGCGACGTCGGTCGCGGTGATCCGGATCGTGTCGCCCTTGAGGCCGCCGCTCAGCGTGGGGCGGTCGATGCCTCTCAGCGTGAGCGGCTTGTCGATGCGGAGGTTTTCACGGTACAGGCCGCGCTCCACGCGGATCTCGTCGCCGGGGCGGGCCCGGGCGACGGCCGCGCCGATCGACTGGCCCGGCTGGACCATGAGAACGGCGGCGCCGGCGGGCGGGGCGTGCAGCAGGCAGGCCAGCGCGCCAAGGACAACCGCATGCCATGCGACGGGCTGACGCGGCGGGCGGGCCCGCGCGGCGGCGTCAGGGCGCCCAGTCAGAAGAACCATTGAAACGACGGCAGGCCTTGAAGGAGATCCAGTATGCCAGCACCCTTCATGATGAGGAACAGCGCCGCGGCGATCAGCAGGTTCTTGAACGACACGTAGGCCGCCATGTCCGCCCACGACGCCGGACGCAGGTTGCGTCCCCACCACGGGCCGTCCTTGACGTAGGGCTTGCAGCGCATGCGCACGAGCAGCTCGTAGACGCTCCAGCCCACCCACCAGCCGAGCACGATGCCGGGGCCGATGCGGCCGGCCGCGCCGAGGATCCAGACCCAGGTCACGAGCGCGGTGAGGGCGAAGGTGGTCGCCTGCAGCAGGATCGGCTGCTGGAACACCTTGCGGCTCCACGGGAACAGGTGATCGAACAGTTCCTGCCCCACGAAGGCGGGCAGGCTTGGCGCCGCGGCCGCGGGGGCGGCCGCCACCGGCTTGATCGGGATGTAGTAGCCGTTGGCGCCGATCGGCGTGAGCGGCTCGCCGGCCTTGGTGCGGCGCTTGCGCTCCTGGACGAGCGGCGGGCACGCATGGGGATCGTAGTAGAGCACCTGGCAGTCGAGGCACAGCAGGCATTCGCGCTGGTCGATGCGGCCGCTGTCGTCGATCGCCTGCGAGCCGCAGCCCACCTGGCACGCCGCGCACGGTCCGCATTCCTTCTTGCGCTTGAGACCCCACCAGCGGAACGTCGACGGCACGGCGAGCGCGGCGCCGAGCGGGCACAGGTACTTGCAGAAGGGCCGCTCGAAGAAGATCGAGGCGACGAACAGGAACGCCCAGAACGTCACGAAGGGCCAGCTGCGGTTCCACACGCCGACCAGGAAGGTCGTCTTGAACGGCTCGACTTCGGCGAGCTTCTCCGCCATCCCCATCGAATAGAAGGACACCGCAAGCAGGACGGTGAAGACGCCGTACTTGATCCACTTGAGGCGGTCGTGCCAGCGCTGCGGCAGCAGGTGGCGCTGGTAGCGCTTGAGGCCGATCTTGCGCGCCACGTGGTAGGCGAGTTCCGCGAGCGAGCCGTAGGGGCACATCCAGCCGCAGAACATGCCGCGTCCCCAGAAGAACACGGTCACGATGATGAAGATCCAGAACAGGAACACGAAGGGATCGGAGAGGAAGAGCTCCCAGCGCCATTCGAACAGGATCGCGTGGAACCAGGTGAGCACCTGGGTGATCGAGGGAACCGCCAGCAGATGGAAGCCGACGAAGCCGATCGAGGAAATCCACAGCAGGTATTTCGGGATGTCCTTCCAGCGCTTGTCCTTGTGGGTGGAGCGGCGCACCAGCTTGTCGCGCAGCGCGTAGACGGTGCCCGCTGCGGCGAGCCACAGGAGGAACAGCACGACCTCGAGCTTGCGCGTCTTCCACACCTTCACCCAGGTCGGCTCCGGCTTGACGATCTCCGGCCGCCCGCCCACGAGGTAGCGGGCCGGCAGCCAGTACTCGCGGTCGAAGTTGACGAAGGTCTTGGCGCCGGTCTGGCGATCCACCTTGTTGGCGAGATAGATCAGCCGCCACGGATAGGCCGCGCTGAATGCCGGCGAATGGATGATGAAGATCGCCGATTCCTTGTAGGCCGGCGCACCGGCGGCCTCGATCCCATACAGGTTGAGGTAGTCGAGGTCGCGGAAGGTGAACGCGTCCATGTCCTGGGAGACCTGCACACGATCGTAGATGCCGCCGCGGACGAAGCCCGAGCCCTTGAACGAGCCGGTGCCGTTGGCGATCAGGAAGATGGCGTGCTCGCCCGGCTTGAGCTTGGACATCAGCGCGGCATAGCCGTGCTCGCCCAGCACGCTGCGCCCGATCGTCGGCTCGTTGAGATAGCCGAAGTAGATGTCGATGTAAGGCTGGCCGTTGGGTTCGAGGCCGAGTTCCT
Encoded proteins:
- a CDS encoding 4Fe-4S binding protein, producing the protein MNSLARLAVRFATLVVLCCAPGLALAGSYEAPLPAELSSDPDLCKYVPCKDVMPGADSFSPRMGKPSYVEAYRTTSDEHEENGANGDKEHHGEKKGRKLVGYVFLSTDVVDIPAYSGKPVVTLIGMDTKGIITGVRVLRHSEPILLVGIPESELTKFVKQYLGKFVGAKIEVGSARPGEGMIGVDAISGATVTVIAENQVILRSGLEVAKQVGIVKPTIRPQAKFTDVAGTLDWQALLKEGGVQELKVRPEELGLEPNGQPYIDIYFGYLNEPTIGRSVLGEHGYAALMSKLKPGEHAIFLIANGTGSFKGSGFVRGGIYDRVQVSQDMDAFTFRDLDYLNLYGIEAAGAPAYKESAIFIIHSPAFSAAYPWRLIYLANKVDRQTGAKTFVNFDREYWLPARYLVGGRPEIVKPEPTWVKVWKTRKLEVVLFLLWLAAAGTVYALRDKLVRRSTHKDKRWKDIPKYLLWISSIGFVGFHLLAVPSITQVLTWFHAILFEWRWELFLSDPFVFLFWIFIIVTVFFWGRGMFCGWMCPYGSLAELAYHVARKIGLKRYQRHLLPQRWHDRLKWIKYGVFTVLLAVSFYSMGMAEKLAEVEPFKTTFLVGVWNRSWPFVTFWAFLFVASIFFERPFCKYLCPLGAALAVPSTFRWWGLKRKKECGPCAACQVGCGSQAIDDSGRIDQRECLLCLDCQVLYYDPHACPPLVQERKRRTKAGEPLTPIGANGYYIPIKPVAAAPAAAAPSLPAFVGQELFDHLFPWSRKVFQQPILLQATTFALTALVTWVWILGAAGRIGPGIVLGWWVGWSVYELLVRMRCKPYVKDGPWWGRNLRPASWADMAAYVSFKNLLIAAALFLIMKGAGILDLLQGLPSFQWFF